A genome region from Acipenser ruthenus chromosome 29, fAciRut3.2 maternal haplotype, whole genome shotgun sequence includes the following:
- the LOC117427673 gene encoding serine/threonine-protein phosphatase 4 regulatory subunit 1-like, with translation MAGLSLYFEDGHDDLDDFGFDDYGTECDGIRITAFLDAGQDNLTPLGRLEKYAFSENVFNRQIVARGLLDVLREFSDNENDFLTVMETVARMSEDGEPTVRAEVMEQVPNIAMFLHERRPNFPAAFSRYLVPIVVRYLTDPNNQVRKTSQAALLVLLEQGLISKNDVESKVCPVLLDLTTPNSDDDYKIEAVAIMCKLVSMLTKDTVEHLLLHRFCDLCSDGRLFQVRKVCAANFGDFCSIVGQDATEKHLIAKFFELCSDSVWGIRKACAECFMTVSNSTCPEVRRTKLSPLFISLISDPSRWVRQAAFQSLGRFISTFANPAGAGLYFKEDKCTPAGRSEIAVEGSTCREQDKNRCEVWKDAPTAGSEAAQITPSNCTEEWGAQPASPAPCKAEEQRCLPAASENSNNSAEASPESSEDTYNSFNYWRPPLPDISQDLELLQPQAKGERESVWSSEGPATRREIQKALESLQPHMDDPDVQAQVQVLSAALKAAQLDAHSEEELPEASQDSCGTTQQQQEQQEQHETPLLASPSDGVDPSDSEAPPVSNVGVEPPVKKPPLDYDPYDNRMMPQLIENVQELHMEQDPDLLFEEETSKLQNVIPQQLLDQYLSMTDPARAQTVDTEIAKHCAFSLPGVALTLGRQNWHCLKDTYETLATDVQWKVRRTLAFSIHELAVILGEQLTAADLLPIFNGFLKDLDEVRIGVLKHLYDFLKLLHADKRREYLFQLQEFMVTDNSRNWRFRYELAEQLILIVELYSHNDIYDYLRQIALTLCSDKVSEVRWISYRLVVEILRKFYMNGANDLGLNFLNELIMRFCHCPKWVGRQAFAFICQAVVEEDCMPMGQFAQHLLPSLIALSADPVANVRVLVAKALRQTVLEKAYFKDAGCPHQETVEETVIALQADRDRDVRFFASLDPSVSTEDTAALI, from the exons ATGGCAG GGCTTTCTTTATACTTTGAAGACGGTCATGATGATTTGGATgatt TTGGATTTGATGACTATGGTACAGAGTGTGATGGGATTCGGATAACTGCTTTTCTGGATGCTGGGCAGGACAATCTAACACCACTGGGCCGTCTGGAAAAATATGCCTTCAGCGAGAATGTGTTCAACAG GCAGATCGTGGCGAGGGGGTTGCTGGATGTCTTGCGGGAGTTCAGCGACAATGAAAATGATTTCCTCACAGTCATGGAGACTGTTGCCAGGATGTCAGAAGATGGAG AGCCAACAGTGCGGGCTGAAGTGATGGAGCAGGTTCCCAATATCGCCATGTTTCTCCATGAGAGGAGACCCAACTTCCCAGCGGCTTTCTCCAGGTACCTGGTACCTATTGTGGTGAGGTACCTGACCGACCCAAACAACCAG GTGAGAAAGACGAGTCAAGCTGCGCTGCTGGTTCTGCTGGAGCAGGGTCTGATCAGCAAGAACGATGTTGAGAGCAAGGTGTGCCCTGTCCTGCTGGACCTCACCACACCGAACAGCGACGACGACTACAAGATAGAGGCCGTGGCA atAATGTGTAAATTGGTCTCGATGTTAACCAAGGACACCGTGGAACATCTGCTTCTGCATCGATTCTGCGATCTGTGCAGCGACGGAAGGTTGTTCCAAGTTCGTAAG GTATGTGCGGCTAATTTTGGGGACTTCTGCAGTATTGTTGGACAGGATGCCACAGAAAAACATTTG ATTGCTAAATTCTTTGAGCTGTGCTCGGACAGCGTGTGGGGTATACGCAAGGCGTGTGCAGAGTGCTTCATGACCGTGTCCAACTCCACCTGCCCTGAGGTCCGGCGGACTAAACTGTCCCCTCTCTTCATCAGCCTCATCAGCGATCCCTCCAGATGG GTCCGCCAGGCTGCTTTCCAGTCCCTCGGTCGGTTTATTTCCACGTTTGCGAATCCCGCAGGCGCAGGGCTGTACTTCAAAGAAGACAAGTGTACTCCAGCAGGGAG GTCTGAAATCGCTGTTGAGGGCTCCACCTGCAGAGAACAAGACAAGAATCGCTGTGAAGTCTGGAAAGATGCACCCACTGCAGGCAGTGAGGCTGCACAGATCACCCCTAGCAACTGCACTGAAGAGTGGGGTGCTCAGCCAGCATCGCCCGCCCCCTGCAAAGCAGAGGAGCAGCGCTGTCTTCCAGCTGCCAGCGAGAACAGCAACAACAGTGCAGAAGCGTCTCCGGAGAGCAGCGAGGACACCTACAACTCCTTTAACTACTGGAGACCTCCGCTCCCAGACATCAGCCAGGACCTGGAGCTGCTGCAGCCCCAAGCCAAGGGGGAGAGGGAATCCGTCTGGAGCTCCGAGGGACCAGCTACCCGCAGAGAAATCCAGAAAGCTCTGGAGAGTTTGCAGCCTCACATGGATGACCCCGACGTGCAAG CACAGGTACAAGTCCTCTCCGCTGCCCTTAAAGCAGCCCAGCTGGACGCACACTCTGAAGAGGAGCTGCCAGAGGCTAGTCAGGATTCCTGTGGTAcaacacagcagcagcaggagcagcaggagcagcaTGAGACTCCATTGCTAGCCTCCCCCTCAGATGGTGTGGACCCTTCAGACAGTGAAGCCCCACCAGTTTCAAACGTGGGTGTTGAGCCCCCTGTGAAGAAACCTCCCCTTGATTATGACCCTTATGATAAT AGGATGATGCCCCAGCTGATTGAGAATGTGCAAgagctgcacatggagcaggacCCTGATCTGCTGTTTGAAGAAGAGACATCCAAGCTTCAG AATGTCATCCCGCAGCAGCTGTTGGACCAGTACCTGTCAATGACAGACCCTGCCCGAGCCCAGACTGTGGACACTGAAATAGCCAAACACTGTGCCTTCAGCCTGCCAGGCGTGGCACTGACCCTGGGCCGACAGAACTGGCACTGCCTGAAGGATACCTACGAGACCCTGGCTACCGATGTGCAG TGGAAAGTGCGTCGAACCCTGGCCTTCTCAATCCACGAGCTGGCTGTGATTCTGGGAGAGCAGCTGACAGCTGCAGATCTCCTACCCATCTTCAACGGTTTCCTGAAAGACCTGGATGAGGTGCGGATCGGAGTCTTGAAACACCTCTACGATTTCCTCAAG CTGCTTCATGCTGATAAGAGGAGGGAGTACCTGTTCCAGCTGCAGGAGTTCATGGTGACTGATAACAGCCGCAACTGGAGGTTCAGATACGAGCTGGCAGA GCAGCTGATCCTGATCGTTGAGCTGTACAGCCACAATGACATATACGACTATCTGAGGCAAATTGCACTGACGCTGTGCTCTGATAAAGTCTCTGAAGTCCGATGGATCTCTTACAGGCTG GTGGTGGAGATCTTGAGGAAGTTCTACATGAATGGGGCCAATGACCTGGGCTTGAACTTTCTCAATGAGCTCATAATGAGATTCTGCCATTGCCCCAAGTGGGTGGGAAGACAAGCTTTTGCCTTCATCTGTCAG GCTGTGGTAGAAGAGGATTGCATGCCCATGGGCCAGTTTGCTCAGCACTTACTCCCCAGTCTTATTGCGCTGTCTGCAGACCCTGTGGCTAACGTCCGAGTGCTTGTAGCCAAGGCTTTGCGGCAGACTGTACTGGAGAAAG CGTACTTCAAGGATGCAGGTTGCCCCCATCAGGAGACTGTTGAAGAGACTGTGATAGCCCTGCAGGCTGACCGGGACAGGGATGTCCGGTTTTTCGCTAGTTTGGACCCATCAGTAAGCACAGAGGACACTGCTGCCTTAATTTAA
- the LOC117427880 gene encoding ankyrin repeat domain-containing protein 60-like encodes MRLVKAAVEGDVEKLKAAGVTAADCSYSTPNSLRMNAVQRAVWVSQRASCALYISAHRGHHGAVCFLLQNGADVRLKTPLGLTALHVAAAWGRSQCIDELLKHGADIFSEDRQGATAMDYAARHGQKTSIRQLHMFKWKLRSSAGRTKSLPDPEEYSENQKNQKSPEERSENQKNQKSPEERSENQKSPEEPRRAL; translated from the exons ATGAGGCTGGTGAAGGCGGCGGTGGAGGGAGATGTTGAAAAG CTGAAGGCTGCGGGAGTGACAGCAGCGGACTGTTCGTATTCCACTCCTAACTCGTTGCGAATGAACGCGGTGCAGAGAGCTGTGTGGGTCTCTCAGAGGGCGTCCTGCGCTCTGTACATCAGCGCACACAGAGGACACCACGGAGCAGTGTGCTTCCTCCTGCAGAACG GTGCCGACGTGAGACTCAAGACTCCTCTGGGCCTGACTGCCCTCCACGTTGCAGCAGCCTGGGGCCGCAGCCAGTGCATCGACGAGCTCCTCAAGCACGGGGCCGATATCTTCAGTGAGGACCGGCAGGGGGCGACGGCGATGGACTATGCTGCCCGGCATGGCCAGAAGACCAGCATACGACAGCTGCACATGTTCAAGTGGAAGCTGAGATCATCCGCAGGAAGAACCAAGAGCCTTCCAGACCCGGAAGAGTACTCTGAGAACCAGAAGAACCAGAAGAGCCCGGAAGAGCGCTCTGAGAACCAGAAGAACCAGAAGAGCCCGGAAGAGCGCTCTGAGAACCAGAAGAGCCCAGAAGAGCCCAGAAGAGCGCTCTGA
- the LOC117425715 gene encoding protein-glutamine gamma-glutamyltransferase 2-like codes for MALLVRSVEFDFEENNASHHTRGVSSRSPILRRGQPFTITLHLNRTFQERSDTLDLIAETGPSPSEASGTRAVFRVSGPPVKSSWSAAVQNSSSSSVTLSVTSPANASIGKYSLKIQAAKGTPQTSALGEFILLFNPWCAADSVFLANEDERQEYVMNEHGFVYQGTSEHIEATPWDFGQFEADIVHICLELLEVSPKHRKNPGLDCSRRSDPTYVGRVVSAMVNCVDDRGIINGRWDGMYYDGVSPSRWNGSVDILRRWFSCGCQPVSYGQCWVFAAVMCTVMRCLGIPTRPVTNYDSAHDTDGNLTIDEFYTLRYGMKVKESNDSMWNFHVWVESWMTRPDLPAGYDGWQVLDPTPQEKSEGVHCCGPAPVKAILEGDTDLKYDVAFVFAEVNADKVCWVVKPDGTMIRDSSDIKTIGKNISTKAVGSTEREDITNLYKYPEGSVKERAVFEKAIQRGSRILKNMLKHSDSYQITKGVQLNFVQETHAVSGKEIAVTLVIFNNSETPKSLTLNLNAQVMLYTGRPACQIWSRRVTTKIGPNTETEFPVSIAYSQYGRVLRNNNTVKLTAIAVEDSGSREMSFTEKNVVVSSPELLLQVSGDPVQYQPMMAEVTFFNPLLEPLTDCTMSLTGSGLLFKTIDTCVGTLGPQLRVRLQIPFTPTKTGSRMLTVGFNSDQFCDIKAYTSVTINPPK; via the exons ATGGCTTTACTAG TGAGGAGCGTTGAATTTGACTTTGAGGAAAACAACGCGTCTCATCACACCAGGGGGGTCAGCAGTAGGAGCCCGATACTGAGGAGAGGCCAGCCCTTCACCATCACTCTGCACTTGAACAGGACCTTCCAGGAGCGAAGCGACACCTTGGACTTAATCGCTGAAACAG GACCATCCCCGTCCGAAGCCTCTGGAACTAGAGCAGTGTTCAGAGTGTCCGGTCCTCCAGTCAAGAGCTCATGGAGCGCAGCTGTGCAGAACAGTTCCTCCTCCTCAGTGACACTGTCTGTCACCTCCCCTGCCAACGCCAGCATCGGCAAATACTCCTTAAAGATACAGGCCGCCAAAGGAACTCCCCAGACCTCAGCGCTAGGAGAGTTCATCCTGCTCTTTAATCCGTGGTGTGCAG CGGATTCTGTCTTTCTGGCCAATGAGGATGAGCGGCAGGAGTACGTCATGAATGAGCACGGCTTTGTGTATCAAGGCACTTCAGAGCATATTGAGGCAACGCCGTGGGACTTTGGACAG ttTGAGGCAGATATTGTGCACATATGTCTGGAGCTGTTAGAGGTCAGCCCCAAACACAGAAAAAACCCGGGCCTGGACTGCTCAAGAAGGAGCGACCCGACCTACGTGGGCAGGGTGGTGAGTGCAATG GTGAACTGTGTCGATGACAGAGGGATTATTAACGGACGATGGGACGGGATGTACTACGATGGCGTCTCTCCCTCCCGGTGGAACGGCAGCGTGGATATCCTTCGGAGGTGGTTCAGCTGTGGCTGCCAGCCGGTCAGCTACGGGCAGTGCTGGGTCTTCGCTGCGGTCATGTGCACTG TAATGAGGTGCTTGGGGATTCCAACACGCCCGGTCACAAACTACGATTCCGCCCATGACACGGACGGTAATCTGACTATTGATGAGTTCTACACTCTGAGATACGGAATGAAAGTGAAGGAATCTAATGACAGCATGTG GAACTTCCATGTGTGGGTGGAGTCCTGGATGACCCGTCCAGATTTACCAGCCGGATACGACGGCTGGCAAGTGCTGGACCCCACTCCCCAGGAGAAGAGTGAAG GTGTGCACTGCTGTGGTCCTGCCCCAGTCAAAGCCATCCTGGAGGGAGACACAGACCTGAAGTACGACGTCGCCTTTGTGTTTGCGGAGGTCAATGCTGACAAGGTGTGCTGGGTCGTCAAGCCTGATGGGACGATGATCCGGGACAGCTCTGACATCAAAACTATTGGGAAGAACATCAGCACCAAGGCTGTGGGAAGTACTGAACGAGAGGACATCACCAATCTGTACAAATACCCAGAAG gGTCTGTGAAGGAGAGAGCTGTGTTCGAGAAGGCTATTCAAAGAGGTAGCCGGATCTTAAAGAATATGCTTAAGCATTCAGACTCGTATCAAATCACCAAGGGGGTGCAGCTGAATTTTGTTCAAGAAACCCACGCTGTGAGCGGTAAAGAAATCGCTGTGACCCTCGTCATATTCAACAACAGTGAAACCCCCAAGAGCCTGACCCTCAACCTCAACGCCCAGGTCATGCTGTACACCGGGAGACCTGCCTGTCAAATCTGGAGCAGAAGAGTAACGACAAAGATCGGTCCCAATACAG AGACGGAATTCCCTGTCAGTATTGCCTACTCTCAGTACGGCAGAGTCCTGCGTAACAATAACACCGTCAAGCTGACTGCCATCGCCGTGGAAGACAGCGGCAGCCGTGAGATGAGTTTCACAGAAAAGAACGTCGTGGTTTCCAGTCCCGAGCTCCTGCTGCAG GTGAGCGGAGATCCTGTCCAGTACCAGCCCATGATGGCTGAGGTAACATTCTTCAACCCCTTGCTTGAGCCCTTGACTGACTGCACCATGTCTCTGACTGGGAGCGGCCTTCTGTTCAAAACCATCGACACTTG